A genomic stretch from Candidatus Latescibacterota bacterium includes:
- the gap gene encoding type I glyceraldehyde-3-phosphate dehydrogenase: MRIAINGFGRIGRSVFRILNGMQGVEVVAINDITDNDALAYLLKHDTVMGPFPGTIAVEGDTLRTRHQVVKMTEIPNPAELPWGELGVDFVIESTGRFRKRSEIEQHLSAGARKVVLTVPAKDEIDCTVVLGVNEGDLKPEHKIVSNASCTTNCLAPMAKVLHENFEIVSGVMTTVHAYTNDQRLADVPHSDWRRSRAAAENIIPTTTGAAKAVGKVLPALAGKLDGMAMRVPIPDGSIVDLVAVLKEKVTAQEINAAMRAAAKSEGLKRILKYSEDPIVSSDIVGDPHSSIFDAPFTRVVDGHFAKTMSWYDNEWGYSNRVVDLLGLLSTMN, translated from the coding sequence ATGAGAATCGCCATCAACGGCTTCGGCCGCATCGGACGCAGCGTCTTCCGCATCCTCAACGGCATGCAGGGCGTGGAGGTCGTGGCCATCAACGACATCACCGACAACGACGCCCTGGCCTACCTGCTCAAGCACGACACGGTGATGGGCCCCTTCCCCGGCACGATCGCGGTGGAGGGCGACACGCTGCGGACCCGTCACCAGGTCGTCAAGATGACCGAGATCCCGAACCCCGCCGAGCTGCCCTGGGGCGAACTGGGCGTGGACTTCGTGATCGAGTCCACGGGCCGCTTCCGCAAGCGCAGCGAGATCGAGCAGCACCTGTCCGCCGGCGCGCGCAAGGTGGTGCTCACCGTGCCCGCCAAGGACGAGATCGACTGCACGGTGGTGCTGGGCGTCAACGAGGGCGACCTCAAGCCCGAGCACAAGATCGTCTCCAACGCGAGCTGCACCACGAACTGCCTCGCGCCCATGGCCAAGGTGCTGCACGAGAACTTCGAGATCGTCAGCGGCGTGATGACCACGGTGCACGCCTACACCAACGACCAGCGCCTGGCGGACGTCCCCCACAGCGACTGGCGGCGCAGCCGCGCGGCGGCGGAGAACATCATCCCCACCACCACGGGCGCGGCCAAGGCCGTGGGCAAGGTGCTGCCCGCGCTGGCCGGCAAGCTCGACGGCATGGCCATGCGCGTGCCCATCCCCGACGGCTCGATCGTGGACCTGGTCGCGGTGCTCAAGGAGAAGGTGACGGCCCAGGAGATCAACGCGGCGATGCGCGCGGCGGCCAAGAGCGAGGGGCTCAAGCGCATCCTCAAGTACTCGGAAGATCCCATCGTCTCCAGCGACATCGTGGGCGACCCGCACTCGTCGATCTTCGACGCGCCCTTCACGCGCGTGGTGGACGGCCACTTCGCCAAGACCATGTCCTGGTACGACAACGAGTGGGGCTACTCGAACCGCGTGGTCGACCTGCTCGGCCTGCTCTCGACCATGAACTGA